A window of Streptomyces gilvosporeus contains these coding sequences:
- a CDS encoding alpha-mannosidase — MHDDRALIEARLARVLTERIRPALYPHSVPLEVAAWVAPGEPVPVAEGLAASHSPVAVGDSWGAPWATTWFKVTGRVPREWAGRTVEAVLDLGFDERMPGFQCEALVYAPDGSPVKGLNPRNQWVRVGAPVRGGERVEWHLEAASNPVILGVPPFRPTALGDPKTAGSAPLYRLARMDLAVFDTAVWELIQDLEVLGELMAELPVDAPRRWEVLGAVGRALDAVDLRDVGGSAEAARAELREVLAAPAAASAHRISAVGHAHIDSAWLWPLRETVRKVARTTANMTALLADEPEFVYAMSQAQQYAWIKEHRPEVYALVRQAVAEGRFVPAGGMWVESDTHMPGSEAMARQFVHGKRFFLEEFGIENDEVWLPDTFGFAAGLPGIIKAAGSKWLLTQKISWSRTNAFPHHTFRWEGIDGTRIFTHFPPVDTYNCQLSGAELAHAERNFRDKGAARHSLAPTGWGDGGGGTTREMIAKARRLRDLDGSPVVRWERPADFFAAAQAEYPQAPVWVGELYLELHRGTLTSQARTKRGNRRSEQLLREAELWSATAAVLRHHPYPYAALDRLWKTVLLHQFHDILPGSSIAWVHREAERTYAAVAAELEEIIGAALGALAGGGNMELTANAAPHARSGIAAGALGVAATEGPEVRAVPRPGGGFTLDNGLLRIEVDARGLVVSAYDHDTDREAVAPGCAANLLQSHPDFPNMWDAWDVDAFYRNVVTDLTEADEVALRTASPSGATVRVTRSFGASHVTQDLTLARGQRRLDIATDVDWHESETFLKAAFPLDLHAERYAAETQFGHLYRPTHTNTSWEAAKFEVPAHRFVHATEPGWGVALVNDCLYGHDLTRTIRDGDGGDHGTTTTVRLSLLRAPRFPDPETDQGLHHFRYALVPGAGIGDAVREGHRINLPERRLSGSGPVAPLVTVDDDATVVTAVKLADDTSGDVIVRLHEAHGGRATTTLTTAFGLSDALTTDLLERPTDDGPALERAGNTVRLALRPFQIVTLRLVRQGRVAT; from the coding sequence ATGCATGACGATCGCGCCCTGATCGAAGCCCGCCTCGCCCGTGTGCTCACCGAACGCATCCGGCCCGCGTTGTATCCGCATTCGGTCCCCTTGGAGGTGGCGGCGTGGGTCGCGCCAGGTGAACCAGTGCCGGTGGCCGAGGGGTTGGCCGCCTCGCACTCGCCGGTGGCGGTGGGCGACTCATGGGGTGCGCCCTGGGCGACGACCTGGTTCAAGGTGACGGGCCGGGTGCCGCGGGAATGGGCCGGGCGCACCGTGGAGGCGGTGCTGGACCTGGGGTTCGACGAGCGGATGCCGGGCTTCCAGTGCGAGGCGCTCGTGTACGCGCCCGACGGCAGCCCGGTCAAGGGCCTCAATCCGCGCAACCAGTGGGTGCGGGTGGGCGCACCGGTGCGGGGCGGCGAACGCGTCGAGTGGCATCTGGAGGCCGCGTCCAACCCCGTGATCCTGGGTGTCCCGCCCTTCCGGCCCACCGCGCTGGGCGATCCGAAGACGGCGGGCAGCGCGCCGCTGTACCGGCTGGCGCGCATGGATCTGGCGGTGTTCGACACCGCGGTGTGGGAGCTGATCCAGGATCTGGAGGTGCTCGGCGAGCTGATGGCGGAGCTTCCGGTGGACGCGCCGCGGCGTTGGGAGGTGCTGGGGGCCGTCGGGCGGGCGCTGGATGCCGTGGACCTGCGGGACGTGGGCGGGTCGGCGGAGGCGGCCCGTGCGGAACTGCGCGAGGTGCTGGCGGCGCCCGCGGCGGCGTCCGCGCACCGGATCAGCGCGGTGGGCCATGCGCATATCGACTCGGCGTGGCTGTGGCCGCTGCGGGAGACCGTACGGAAGGTGGCGCGGACGACGGCGAATATGACGGCGCTGCTGGCGGACGAGCCGGAATTCGTCTACGCCATGTCGCAGGCGCAGCAGTACGCCTGGATCAAGGAGCACCGCCCGGAGGTCTACGCCCTCGTCCGGCAGGCGGTCGCCGAGGGGCGGTTCGTACCGGCGGGCGGGATGTGGGTGGAGTCGGACACCCATATGCCCGGGTCGGAGGCGATGGCTCGGCAGTTCGTCCACGGAAAGCGGTTCTTCCTGGAGGAGTTCGGCATCGAGAACGACGAGGTCTGGCTGCCGGACACCTTCGGCTTCGCCGCGGGACTGCCGGGGATCATCAAGGCGGCGGGCTCGAAGTGGCTGCTGACCCAGAAGATCTCCTGGAGCCGGACGAATGCCTTTCCGCATCACACCTTCCGCTGGGAGGGCATCGACGGCACCCGGATCTTCACCCACTTCCCGCCGGTCGACACCTACAACTGCCAGCTGTCGGGCGCCGAACTCGCTCATGCGGAAAGGAACTTCAGGGACAAGGGGGCCGCCCGGCACTCGCTGGCGCCGACCGGCTGGGGCGACGGCGGGGGCGGCACGACCCGGGAGATGATCGCCAAGGCCCGCCGGCTGCGCGATCTGGACGGTTCGCCGGTGGTGCGGTGGGAGAGGCCCGCCGATTTCTTCGCCGCGGCCCAGGCGGAGTATCCCCAGGCGCCGGTGTGGGTGGGCGAGTTGTATCTGGAGCTGCACCGCGGGACGCTCACCAGTCAGGCGCGCACCAAACGCGGCAACCGCCGCAGCGAACAGCTGCTGCGCGAGGCCGAACTGTGGTCGGCGACGGCCGCGGTGCTGCGCCACCATCCTTATCCGTACGCCGCGTTGGACCGGTTGTGGAAGACCGTGCTGCTGCACCAGTTCCATGACATCCTGCCGGGCTCGTCCATCGCCTGGGTGCACCGGGAGGCGGAGCGGACGTATGCCGCGGTGGCCGCCGAGCTGGAGGAGATCATCGGCGCGGCCCTGGGCGCGCTGGCGGGCGGCGGGAACATGGAGCTCACCGCGAACGCGGCGCCGCATGCCCGCTCCGGGATCGCCGCCGGCGCCCTCGGGGTGGCGGCGACCGAAGGTCCCGAGGTGCGCGCCGTGCCGCGGCCCGGAGGCGGATTCACCCTCGACAACGGCCTGCTGCGCATCGAGGTCGACGCCCGCGGCCTGGTCGTTTCGGCCTACGACCACGACACGGACCGGGAGGCCGTCGCCCCGGGCTGCGCCGCCAACCTCCTCCAGAGCCACCCCGACTTCCCGAACATGTGGGACGCCTGGGACGTGGACGCCTTCTACCGCAATGTCGTCACCGACCTCACCGAGGCCGACGAGGTGGCGCTGCGGACCGCGTCGCCGAGCGGCGCGACGGTACGCGTCACCCGCTCCTTCGGCGCCTCCCACGTCACCCAGGACCTGACCCTGGCCCGCGGTCAGCGGCGGCTCGATATCGCCACCGACGTCGACTGGCACGAGTCGGAGACCTTCCTCAAGGCCGCCTTCCCCCTGGACCTGCATGCCGAACGGTATGCCGCGGAAACCCAGTTCGGGCATCTGTACCGCCCCACGCACACCAACACCAGCTGGGAGGCCGCCAAGTTCGAGGTCCCCGCGCACCGCTTCGTCCACGCCACGGAGCCGGGTTGGGGCGTCGCCCTGGTCAACGACTGCCTCTACGGCCACGACCTGACCCGCACCATCCGGGACGGCGACGGGGGCGATCACGGCACGACGACCACCGTACGGCTCTCCCTGCTGCGCGCCCCGCGCTTCCCCGACCCGGAGACGGACCAGGGCCTGCACCATTTCCGCTATGCACTGGTGCCCGGCGCCGGGATCGGCGATGCCGTGCGCGAAGGGCATCGCATCAACCTCCCCGAGCGGCGCCTGTCCGGCTCCGGCCCGGTGGCGCCCCTGGTCACGGTCGACGACGACGCCACGGTCGTCACGGCCGTCAAGCTCGCCGACGACACGAGCGGTGATGTGATCGTCCGCCTCCACGAGGCCCACGGCGGACGGGCCACCACCACCCTCACCACCGCCTTCGGCCTGTCCGACGCGCTCACCACGGACCTGCTGGAGCGGCCGACGGACGACGGCCCGGCGCTGGAGCGGGCCGGGAACACCGTCCGATTGGCGCTGCGGCCGTTCCAGATCGTCACCCTGCGGCTGGTGCGGCAGGGCCGGGTCGCGACGTAA
- a CDS encoding carbohydrate ABC transporter permease, with protein sequence MSVRRPARRTRTRTRTRTQLPSTPWLFLAPGLLISAAFGLYPFLSTVAHSFTDARTLTGGRYVGGANYRELIHDAMFWTGLRNSLLYVLGVVPLLVILPLLLALLVRRHIPGIAFFRAAFYTPVVASVVVVGLIWVWLLDDRGLINALLERLGFGRVGFLGDPWLLLLSAMAVTVWKGLGYYMIIYLAALAGVPRELHEACAVDGAGAVRRFVTVTVPAVRPTMALVGALASVNAFKVFSEAYLMAGPTGGPGGEDTTLVMLVRQVGTGLSGRVGYASALSVVVFVLTLGLMLLVLRASRREDGA encoded by the coding sequence GTGAGCGTCCGGCGGCCCGCCCGCCGTACCCGTACCCGTACCCGTACCCGTACGCAACTGCCGTCGACCCCCTGGCTGTTCCTGGCGCCCGGGCTGCTGATCTCCGCCGCGTTCGGCCTCTACCCGTTCCTGAGCACCGTCGCGCATTCGTTCACCGACGCGCGCACCCTCACCGGCGGGCGCTACGTCGGCGGCGCCAACTACCGGGAGTTGATCCACGACGCGATGTTCTGGACGGGGCTGCGCAACAGTCTGCTGTACGTCCTGGGGGTCGTCCCGCTGCTGGTGATCCTGCCGTTGCTGCTGGCCCTTCTGGTGCGCCGGCACATCCCCGGGATCGCCTTCTTCCGGGCCGCGTTCTACACCCCGGTGGTGGCCTCCGTCGTCGTGGTCGGGCTGATCTGGGTGTGGCTGCTGGACGACCGGGGGCTGATCAATGCGCTGCTGGAGCGGCTCGGGTTCGGGCGGGTCGGCTTTCTCGGGGATCCGTGGCTGCTGCTGCTCAGCGCGATGGCGGTGACCGTCTGGAAGGGACTCGGCTACTACATGATCATTTATCTCGCGGCGCTCGCCGGTGTCCCCCGGGAACTGCACGAGGCGTGTGCGGTCGACGGCGCGGGAGCCGTGCGTCGCTTCGTCACGGTGACCGTGCCCGCGGTGCGGCCGACGATGGCGCTGGTGGGCGCGCTGGCCTCGGTCAATGCGTTCAAGGTGTTCTCCGAGGCCTATCTGATGGCCGGTCCGACGGGCGGCCCCGGCGGCGAGGACACCACGTTGGTGATGCTCGTCCGGCAGGTCGGTACCGGTCTCAGCGGCCGGGTCGGCTATGCCTCGGCGCTGTCCGTCGTCGTCTTCGTCCTCACCCTCGGCCTGATGCTGCTGGTGCTGCGCGCCTCGCGGCGGGAGGACGGGGCATGA
- a CDS encoding glycoside hydrolase 5 family protein: MRFGANYTPGEGWFHHWLDFDLDAVRADLDSLAGLGLDHIRVFPLWPLFQPHRTLIRPRAVDQLVQLADAAAERGLDVAVDGLQGHLSSFDFLPAWTQTWHRRSLFTDPEVLAAQEEYLRTLAAALADRPAFLGMTVGNEINQFADGPHPDPDRITAAQATAWLERMLAACERGAPGRMHVHAEYDAAWYRDGHPFTPAQAARLGAATAVHSWVFNGTAQRHGPTGTATEQHAAYLIELSKAWAADPHRPVWLQEVGAPAPLIPEDRAARFMEATVANALDCPDLWGITWWCSHDVSRSLADFPELEYGLGLLANDRTVKPAGRAFAALAGQWRGRDHRPPPRTTALVVDAGGVEDASYRSVCAPGGAVFEAWARLAAQGVRPCLVLPELAADAEHVKARQIAEIRTPDEVG; this comes from the coding sequence ATGCGATTCGGCGCCAACTACACGCCCGGCGAAGGGTGGTTCCACCACTGGCTGGACTTCGACCTGGATGCCGTACGCGCCGATCTCGACTCCCTGGCCGGGCTCGGGCTCGACCACATCCGGGTCTTCCCCCTCTGGCCGCTCTTCCAGCCGCACCGCACCCTGATCCGGCCGCGCGCCGTGGACCAGCTCGTCCAGCTGGCCGATGCGGCCGCCGAACGGGGCCTGGACGTCGCCGTCGACGGCCTCCAGGGCCATCTCTCCAGCTTCGACTTCCTGCCCGCCTGGACACAGACCTGGCACCGCCGGTCCCTCTTCACCGATCCCGAGGTGCTGGCCGCCCAGGAGGAGTATCTGCGGACGCTCGCCGCCGCCCTCGCCGACCGGCCCGCCTTTCTCGGGATGACGGTCGGCAACGAGATCAACCAGTTCGCGGACGGCCCGCACCCGGATCCGGACCGCATCACCGCCGCCCAGGCCACGGCCTGGCTGGAGCGGATGCTGGCGGCGTGCGAACGGGGCGCGCCGGGCCGGATGCATGTGCACGCCGAGTACGACGCGGCCTGGTACCGCGACGGGCACCCCTTCACCCCCGCGCAGGCCGCCCGGCTCGGCGCCGCGACCGCCGTGCACTCCTGGGTGTTCAACGGCACCGCGCAGCGCCACGGTCCGACCGGTACCGCCACCGAGCAGCACGCCGCGTATCTGATCGAGCTGTCCAAGGCGTGGGCCGCCGACCCGCACCGACCGGTATGGCTCCAGGAGGTCGGCGCGCCGGCCCCGCTCATCCCCGAGGACCGCGCCGCCCGATTCATGGAAGCGACCGTCGCCAACGCGCTGGACTGCCCGGACCTGTGGGGCATCACCTGGTGGTGCTCCCATGACGTCTCGCGGTCGCTGGCGGACTTCCCGGAGCTGGAGTACGGGCTGGGGCTGCTCGCCAACGACCGTACGGTCAAACCGGCGGGCCGGGCGTTCGCCGCACTGGCCGGACAGTGGCGCGGCCGGGACCACCGGCCGCCGCCGCGTACCACCGCGCTGGTCGTCGATGCCGGAGGTGTCGAGGACGCATCGTACCGCTCGGTGTGCGCGCCCGGTGGCGCGGTCTTCGAGGCGTGGGCGAGGCTCGCCGCGCAAGGGGTCCGCCCCTGTCTCGTCCTGCCCGAACTGGCCGCGGACGCCGAGCATGTGAAGGCTCGTCAGATCGCCGAGATCCGCACTCCCGACGAGGTCGGGTAG
- a CDS encoding carbohydrate ABC transporter permease — protein MSRSDREERHGERRLPRRQLALRYVLLLAVLALTVGPFLWQLSTSLKGPGEDIYRYPPSLVPHHPTLANYAGVARIVPVWDFALNSLKVATANVLTNCAGAASAGYALARLRFAGRRSALVVFLMAMLVPVESIMIAQFLTMRELRLNDTLLGVVLPGCIGAMNVLLMRNAFAALPYEIEEAAFVDGANAWQRFVRIALPSVRGTLAVVAIFAFMGAWDDFLWPLIVLSDQSKFTLTIGLNFLHGTFADDQRLVAAGTVIAVLPLIVLFACLQRYFFRGVGEGAVKG, from the coding sequence ATGAGCCGTTCGGACCGGGAGGAGCGGCACGGTGAACGGCGGCTGCCGCGTCGGCAGCTGGCGCTGCGGTATGTGCTGCTGCTGGCCGTCCTGGCCCTGACCGTCGGCCCGTTCCTGTGGCAGCTGTCCACCTCCCTCAAGGGGCCCGGCGAGGACATCTACCGCTATCCGCCGAGCCTCGTCCCGCACCACCCCACACTCGCCAACTACGCGGGCGTGGCGCGGATCGTCCCCGTGTGGGACTTCGCGCTGAACTCGCTCAAGGTGGCCACCGCCAATGTGCTCACCAACTGCGCGGGGGCCGCGTCGGCGGGCTATGCGCTGGCCCGGCTGCGCTTTGCGGGCCGCAGGTCCGCGCTGGTGGTCTTCCTCATGGCGATGCTGGTGCCGGTCGAAAGCATCATGATCGCCCAGTTTCTGACGATGCGGGAGCTCCGGCTGAACGACACCCTGCTCGGGGTGGTGCTGCCCGGCTGTATCGGTGCGATGAATGTGCTGCTGATGCGCAATGCCTTCGCCGCGCTGCCGTACGAGATCGAGGAGGCGGCCTTCGTCGACGGTGCCAACGCCTGGCAGCGGTTCGTACGGATAGCGCTGCCGTCGGTCCGGGGCACCCTCGCCGTCGTGGCGATCTTCGCCTTCATGGGCGCCTGGGACGACTTCCTGTGGCCACTGATCGTGCTCAGCGACCAGTCGAAGTTCACCCTGACCATCGGCCTGAACTTTCTGCACGGCACCTTCGCCGACGATCAGCGGCTGGTCGCGGCGGGCACGGTCATCGCCGTCCTGCCGCTGATCGTGCTGTTCGCCTGTCTCCAGCGTTATTTCTTCCGCGGCGTCGGCGAGGGTGCCGTCAAGGGCTGA